A single window of Paenibacillus sp. FSL H8-0537 DNA harbors:
- a CDS encoding pyridoxamine 5'-phosphate oxidase family protein: MPNTTKQLEQEIIDVLQANHVCSFATVNGDKPMVRYMALFHDGLNLYLATNRDTSKVDELRANPNVHILVGYDGKPSSDIVQIQARAELCADDKLREKLWNENFKQWFEGPHDPEYIIIEAVPEYIEYSSDGGETKVWLQ, translated from the coding sequence ATGCCGAATACAACAAAACAATTGGAGCAGGAAATTATTGATGTGCTGCAAGCAAACCATGTATGCTCGTTTGCTACCGTAAATGGCGATAAGCCGATGGTGCGTTATATGGCGCTCTTCCATGATGGGCTTAACTTATATTTAGCGACAAATCGCGATACGAGCAAGGTTGATGAGCTGAGGGCTAACCCGAATGTTCATATTCTCGTTGGTTACGATGGCAAGCCGTCTTCCGATATTGTCCAAATTCAGGCACGTGCGGAATTGTGCGCGGACGACAAGCTGCGTGAGAAGCTGTGGAATGAAAATTTCAAGCAGTGGTTTGAAGGACCTCATGATCCGGAATACATTATTATAGAAGCGGTACCGGAGTATATTGAATACTCCAGCGACGGTGGAGAAACCAAGGTGTGGCTGCAATAA
- a CDS encoding SEC-C metal-binding domain-containing protein — MLKLGRNDVCHCGSGRKYKKCCIELDREEERRLAAAQASGGLQSYADIERLLDQELVWEAPSYGELARELAKQMKEGYTPAQISLALFMWKEYTDANKPSFRKSGVYCAALEYLICEIQSIPSSKAELAEKYSVSVSTLSKKCTELTSFFMEQYAELQAEQPEAAATDDAENAEQLQQEELVKA; from the coding sequence ATGTTAAAGCTAGGAAGAAATGATGTATGCCACTGCGGCAGCGGCCGTAAATATAAAAAATGCTGTATCGAGCTGGACCGTGAGGAAGAGCGCCGTTTGGCAGCGGCCCAAGCTTCAGGCGGACTGCAGTCTTACGCGGATATCGAACGCCTGCTGGATCAAGAGCTTGTATGGGAAGCTCCATCCTATGGTGAGCTGGCCCGTGAACTGGCCAAGCAAATGAAGGAGGGCTATACGCCTGCCCAAATTAGCCTTGCCCTGTTTATGTGGAAGGAATATACGGATGCAAATAAACCTTCTTTCCGTAAATCCGGCGTCTACTGCGCGGCTTTGGAATATTTGATCTGCGAAATTCAGAGCATTCCAAGCTCGAAAGCCGAGCTTGCCGAGAAGTACAGCGTATCCGTATCTACTCTATCGAAAAAATGCACCGAGCTGACCAGCTTCTTTATGGAGCAATATGCAGAGCTTCAAGCGGAGCAGCCTGAGGCAGCAGCCACTGACGATGCTGAGAATGCGGAGCAGCTCCAGCAAGAGGAGCTTGTGAAGGCTTAA
- a CDS encoding right-handed parallel beta-helix repeat-containing protein has protein sequence MSDSASTPTPTPSATATPAPTATATPAPTATPAPTATPTPAAGDLFVAANGSASNSGTISSPLTLAAALTQIQPGKTIYLRGGTYAFSETVTIERTNSGSSVSARKGLVAYGSEKPVLDFSAQAFASTNRGLQINGHYWFVKGLEVKGAGDNGIFIGGNYNRIENVETHHNRDTGLQLGRYVSTAGYSEWPAYNEIINSYSHDNYDPDNGEDADGFAAKLTVGPGNVFDGCIAAYNVDDGWDLYSKTDTGAIGMVTIRNSIAYQNGQTSDGTTTTDSDGNGFKLGGEKIAVNHIVENSIAFQNKKHGFTYNSNPGSISMKNNTSWSNGQSNFAFDLGTHIFTNNLSLSGGSSDKTSGTDVSNTNVWWKSNASVNGKGLLASSADFVSLTPSVTRNADGSPNLGNFLKLATGSDLIGSGTPSGTNVGAR, from the coding sequence GTGTCGGATTCGGCATCGACTCCAACGCCAACGCCTTCGGCAACAGCAACTCCAGCACCGACAGCGACAGCAACTCCGGCTCCTACAGCTACACCAGCACCCACCGCTACACCAACACCAGCCGCAGGCGATCTGTTCGTAGCAGCCAATGGTTCTGCCAGCAACAGCGGCACTATCAGCAGCCCGCTTACACTTGCAGCAGCACTGACGCAAATTCAACCGGGCAAAACGATCTATTTGCGCGGCGGCACCTATGCTTTTTCTGAAACGGTAACGATTGAACGGACGAACAGCGGAAGCTCGGTGAGCGCGCGCAAAGGACTTGTCGCCTATGGCAGCGAGAAGCCTGTGCTGGATTTCTCCGCACAAGCTTTTGCCTCCACGAACCGCGGTCTGCAAATTAACGGCCACTACTGGTTTGTGAAAGGTCTTGAAGTGAAGGGTGCTGGAGATAACGGCATCTTCATCGGCGGAAATTACAACCGGATTGAAAATGTTGAAACGCATCATAACCGCGACACTGGCCTGCAGCTTGGACGTTATGTATCCACTGCCGGCTACAGCGAGTGGCCAGCTTACAATGAAATTATTAATTCTTATTCCCACGACAACTATGATCCGGATAATGGGGAGGATGCAGACGGCTTTGCGGCGAAGCTGACGGTTGGCCCGGGCAATGTTTTCGACGGCTGTATTGCGGCGTATAACGTGGATGACGGCTGGGACCTGTATTCAAAAACCGATACGGGAGCTATTGGAATGGTAACGATTCGCAACAGCATCGCCTATCAAAATGGCCAAACGTCCGACGGTACAACGACAACCGATAGCGATGGCAATGGCTTCAAGCTGGGCGGCGAAAAAATTGCCGTAAATCACATTGTCGAGAACAGCATCGCTTTCCAAAATAAAAAGCATGGCTTCACTTATAACAGCAACCCAGGCTCCATTTCCATGAAAAACAATACCTCGTGGAGCAATGGACAAAGCAACTTCGCTTTTGATTTAGGCACACATATATTCACCAATAACCTGAGCCTCAGCGGCGGCTCCAGTGACAAAACAAGCGGCACCGATGTTTCAAATACCAATGTTTGGTGGAAAAGCAATGCCAGCGTAAACGGCAAAGGCTTGCTTGCAAGCTCGGCTGACTTCGTGAGCTTGACTCCTTCCGTTACCCGCAATGCAGACGGCTCGCCGAATCTTGGCAATTTCCTTAAGCTGGCGACCGGCAGCGATTTAATCGGCTCCGGCACGCCATCTGGCACGAATGTTGGCGCACGCTAG
- a CDS encoding AraC family transcriptional regulator produces the protein MFYPTVHFNHLNIKLALGHKMLSVQYVNCGYFYESIIEHRHSNRSYELHYIPTGKGTLIAEGQQYEIKPGCLFMTGPDIAHEQITDLLDPMAEFCICFEEQPPAPGKNTAPASGREEDLTGIAEAFLEKSFWFGEDTQQMLPLFQQLFEEAEQQAVGYYAAIHSIMEQILIRLIRNYKQGEPSRVSAPTKTLDDSRIAIIEQQFLSSPIDLTIQELAGKLGLSVRQTERSIRQLYGMSFTNKKNQVRMSVAARLLKSTTLPIAAIAEQTGFATLEYFCTIFKKQYGLTATAYRKSPIFRG, from the coding sequence ATGTTTTATCCAACGGTGCATTTCAATCACTTAAATATCAAGCTGGCGTTAGGCCATAAAATGCTTAGCGTCCAATACGTCAATTGCGGCTATTTCTACGAATCGATCATTGAGCATCGCCATAGCAACCGCAGCTATGAGCTTCATTATATTCCTACGGGCAAAGGCACATTGATTGCCGAAGGACAGCAATACGAGATTAAGCCTGGCTGTCTGTTTATGACCGGCCCGGATATCGCCCATGAGCAAATTACCGATCTGCTTGACCCGATGGCTGAATTTTGCATCTGCTTTGAGGAGCAGCCGCCAGCTCCGGGCAAAAACACCGCTCCCGCAAGCGGCCGCGAGGAGGATTTGACCGGTATTGCGGAAGCTTTTTTGGAAAAATCGTTCTGGTTCGGCGAGGACACGCAGCAAATGCTGCCCCTGTTCCAGCAATTGTTCGAAGAGGCTGAGCAGCAGGCGGTTGGCTACTACGCAGCTATTCACAGCATTATGGAGCAAATACTCATTAGGCTGATCCGCAACTATAAGCAGGGTGAGCCCTCGCGCGTAAGCGCCCCGACCAAAACGCTCGATGACAGCCGTATCGCCATTATAGAGCAGCAATTTCTATCAAGCCCCATCGATCTAACGATTCAGGAGCTCGCTGGGAAGCTCGGCTTAAGCGTCCGTCAAACGGAGCGCTCGATTCGACAGCTGTACGGCATGTCGTTCACGAATAAAAAAAATCAGGTCCGCATGAGTGTCGCAGCACGCCTGCTCAAATCTACAACGCTGCCTATCGCAGCTATTGCCGAACAGACCGGGTTTGCTACGCTGGAGTATTTCTGTACGATTTTCAAAAAACAATATGGCCTGACAGCAACGGCCTACCGAAAAAGCCCCATTTTTCGCGGGTAA